A genome region from Streptomyces xanthophaeus includes the following:
- a CDS encoding DUF5993 family protein — protein MDTLIFGGLLATLIALYRGASRTVVLGAWWAVLIAVTLLTAHHITSGLALKLSY, from the coding sequence ATGGACACCCTGATCTTCGGCGGGCTCCTCGCCACGCTGATCGCCCTGTACCGGGGCGCGTCCCGGACGGTCGTGCTCGGCGCGTGGTGGGCGGTGCTGATCGCCGTCACCCTGCTGACGGCGCACCACATCACCAGCGGCCTCGCCCTGAAGCTGAGCTACTGA
- a CDS encoding response regulator transcription factor: MASVLVVEDDQFVRSALIRHLTEASHTVRSVGTALEALREVAHHRFDVVILDLGLPDLDGSEALKMLRGITDVPVIIATARDDEAEIVRLLNDGADDYLTKPFSVEHLSARMSAVLRRARASAGAEPPSRVLRVGGLAIDPLRRQAELDGAVLDLTRREFDLLAFLAGRPGVVVARRELLAEVWQQSYGDDQTIDVHLSWLRRKLGETAARPRYLHTLRGVGVKLEPPR; the protein is encoded by the coding sequence ATGGCAAGTGTGCTCGTGGTCGAGGACGACCAGTTCGTACGTTCCGCCCTCATCCGGCACCTGACCGAGGCCTCGCACACCGTGCGGAGCGTCGGCACGGCCCTGGAGGCCCTGCGCGAGGTCGCGCACCACCGCTTCGACGTGGTCATCCTCGACCTCGGACTGCCCGACCTGGACGGGTCCGAGGCGCTCAAGATGCTGCGCGGCATCACCGACGTACCCGTGATCATCGCCACAGCGCGCGACGACGAGGCGGAGATCGTCCGGCTGCTCAACGACGGCGCCGACGACTACCTGACCAAACCTTTCTCCGTGGAGCACCTCTCCGCCCGGATGTCCGCCGTCCTGCGCCGTGCCCGGGCCTCCGCCGGGGCCGAGCCGCCCTCGCGCGTCCTGCGCGTCGGCGGGCTCGCCATCGACCCGCTGCGCCGCCAGGCCGAGCTGGACGGGGCCGTACTGGACCTCACCCGCCGGGAGTTCGACCTGCTGGCCTTCCTCGCCGGCCGGCCCGGGGTGGTCGTGGCCCGGCGCGAACTGCTCGCCGAGGTCTGGCAGCAGTCGTACGGGGACGACCAGACCATCGACGTCCACCTGTCCTGGCTGCGCCGCAAACTCGGCGAGACCGCCGCCCGGCCGCGCTACCTGCACACGCTGCGGGGGGTCGGGGTCAAGCTGGAACCGCCCCGGTGA
- a CDS encoding NADPH-dependent F420 reductase, with amino-acid sequence MRYAVLGTGIVGRTVAARLDGLGHQVVIGTREPEATLGRSEYAQWQEAHPAVGLATFAQAARDGETLVNATGGQASIAALTEADAAHLDGKILIDIANPLDFSGGFPPVLDPVNDDSLAELIQRTFPRLRVVKTLNTMNCQIMVDPARVAGEHHVFLSGEDADAKKFVRELLHAFGWPEAGVLDLGGIETARGTEMLLPVWLRLMGALGHADFNFHIQGA; translated from the coding sequence ATGCGCTACGCAGTCCTCGGCACCGGGATCGTCGGCCGTACGGTGGCCGCCCGGCTCGACGGCCTGGGCCACCAGGTGGTCATCGGCACCCGGGAACCGGAAGCAACCCTGGGCCGCTCCGAGTACGCGCAGTGGCAGGAGGCCCACCCCGCCGTCGGGCTGGCCACGTTCGCTCAGGCGGCGCGGGACGGCGAGACGCTGGTCAACGCCACCGGCGGGCAGGCCAGTATCGCCGCCCTGACGGAGGCGGACGCCGCCCACCTCGACGGCAAGATCCTCATCGACATCGCGAACCCGCTGGACTTCTCGGGGGGCTTCCCGCCGGTCCTGGACCCCGTCAACGACGACAGCCTGGCCGAGCTGATCCAGCGCACCTTCCCGCGGCTGCGGGTGGTCAAGACGCTGAACACGATGAACTGCCAGATCATGGTGGACCCGGCGCGGGTCGCCGGCGAGCACCACGTCTTCCTGTCCGGCGAGGACGCGGACGCCAAGAAGTTCGTACGCGAACTGCTCCACGCCTTCGGGTGGCCGGAAGCCGGCGTCCTCGACCTCGGGGGCATCGAGACGGCCCGGGGTACCGAGATGCTGCTGCCCGTCTGGCTCCGCCTGATGGGCGCGCTCGGCCACGCCGACTTCAACTTCCACATCCAGGGGGCTTAG
- a CDS encoding TetR/AcrR family transcriptional regulator, which translates to MTDSRKVRRTSGKRERLAAAAAQVLHAQGVAQTTLADIAQAAEVPVGNVYYYFKTKDELVGAAIDAHAQTLRGLIAALDELPTPEERLKALVSGWVRQRELTARYGCPTGTLASELDKRADGLDRSVAEVMRVLLDWAERQFAEMGRADARELAVALIAAYQGISLLTNTFRDPDLMTAEARRLERWIDSLA; encoded by the coding sequence GTGACTGACTCAAGGAAGGTCCGGCGGACGTCCGGCAAGCGGGAGCGGCTGGCGGCCGCCGCGGCGCAGGTCCTCCACGCACAGGGCGTCGCCCAGACCACGCTCGCGGACATCGCCCAGGCGGCCGAGGTCCCGGTGGGCAACGTCTACTACTACTTCAAGACCAAGGACGAGCTCGTCGGAGCCGCGATCGACGCGCACGCCCAGACCCTCCGGGGCCTGATCGCCGCCCTCGACGAACTCCCCACCCCTGAGGAGCGGTTGAAGGCGCTGGTGTCCGGCTGGGTCCGGCAGCGCGAGCTCACCGCCCGGTACGGCTGCCCCACCGGCACCCTCGCCTCGGAACTCGACAAGCGCGCCGACGGCCTGGACCGCTCGGTCGCGGAGGTCATGCGGGTCCTGCTCGACTGGGCCGAGCGGCAGTTCGCGGAGATGGGCCGGGCCGACGCCCGCGAACTCGCCGTCGCCCTGATCGCCGCCTACCAGGGCATCTCCCTGCTCACCAACACCTTCCGCGACCCGGACCTCATGACCGCCGAGGCACGGCGCCTGGAACGCTGGATCGACTCCCTCGCCTGA
- a CDS encoding disulfide bond formation protein B: MAATMHSLVPDAPPENGLLSRVQYWFACFFALGWSAVVCAGLYHQFGRGDIPCPLCLAQRMFMVLAALGAAYIIRSALLTGTVTGRAYMTGWGLSLVAAIGGSFTSWRQTMLYVLPGNKEGGEVLGLHLYHWAWILFQLSVVAIGVVLAFAHMTADRAVPAVRPGPLRTAGMCALWFLGMVIAVNLLAVFLEEGFHWFLPDGPNRYRFFYDVGILG; the protein is encoded by the coding sequence GTGGCCGCGACGATGCACAGCCTCGTGCCGGACGCCCCGCCGGAGAACGGCCTGCTGAGCCGGGTCCAGTACTGGTTCGCCTGCTTCTTCGCCCTCGGCTGGTCGGCCGTCGTCTGCGCCGGCCTGTACCACCAGTTCGGCCGGGGGGACATCCCGTGCCCGCTGTGCCTCGCGCAGCGGATGTTCATGGTGCTGGCCGCCCTGGGAGCGGCGTACATCATCCGCTCGGCGCTGCTCACCGGCACCGTGACGGGGCGCGCCTACATGACGGGCTGGGGGCTGTCCCTGGTCGCGGCGATCGGGGGCTCCTTCACGTCCTGGCGGCAGACCATGCTGTACGTCCTGCCGGGGAACAAGGAGGGCGGCGAGGTGCTCGGCCTGCACCTGTACCACTGGGCGTGGATCCTCTTCCAGCTCTCGGTGGTCGCCATCGGCGTCGTCCTGGCCTTCGCCCACATGACGGCCGACCGCGCCGTCCCGGCGGTCCGTCCGGGTCCGCTGCGCACGGCGGGCATGTGCGCGCTGTGGTTCCTGGGCATGGTGATCGCCGTGAACCTGCTGGCGGTCTTCCTGGAGGAGGGCTTCCACTGGTTCCTGCCGGACGGCCCGAACCGCTACCGGTTCTTCTACGATGTCGGGATCTTGGGCTGA
- a CDS encoding histidine phosphatase family protein codes for MAPRILLARHGQTAWSQLGKHTGRTDVPMLEEGRLGAKLLGERLARDPWRGLPGVEVRTSPLVRASESCDLAGFGARAEPWDALMEWDYGDYEGMTPAEIQAVRPGWLIWRDGVPGGESVADVAARADEVVAWARSAERDVLVFAHGHILRTLAARWLGFEASFGARIRLEPTSLSVLGWAYGAPALERWNDTGHLA; via the coding sequence ATGGCCCCCCGCATCCTGCTGGCCCGCCACGGCCAGACGGCGTGGTCCCAGCTAGGCAAGCACACCGGACGCACGGACGTGCCGATGCTGGAGGAGGGCAGGCTGGGCGCGAAGCTGCTCGGCGAGCGGCTGGCCCGTGACCCGTGGCGGGGACTGCCGGGCGTCGAGGTCCGCACCAGCCCGCTGGTGCGCGCGAGCGAGAGCTGCGACCTGGCGGGCTTCGGCGCGCGGGCCGAGCCGTGGGACGCGCTGATGGAGTGGGACTACGGCGACTACGAGGGCATGACCCCGGCCGAGATCCAGGCCGTCCGGCCGGGCTGGCTGATCTGGCGCGACGGGGTCCCGGGCGGTGAGTCCGTCGCCGATGTGGCGGCCCGCGCGGACGAGGTCGTCGCCTGGGCCCGTTCGGCGGAGCGCGATGTCCTGGTCTTCGCGCACGGGCACATCCTGCGGACGCTGGCCGCGCGCTGGCTGGGCTTCGAAGCCTCCTTCGGTGCCCGCATCCGGCTGGAGCCGACGTCCCTGTCGGTGCTGGGCTGGGCGTACGGCGCGCCGGCGCTGGAACGCTGGAACGACACCGGTCACCTCGCGTAG
- a CDS encoding spermidine synthase, which produces MAGKDRNKGKQRGRGAAEAVVGQVDGGRAELEPDRERAGAWTLLIDGAPQSHVDLDDPGYLDFAYQRRIGHLIDLVAPARQPLNVVHLGGGAFTLARYTAASRPRSTQQVVEIDAALVAFVREHLPLDPQARVRVRAVDARAGLAKVPDGWADLVIADVFSGARTPAHLTSTEFLDDVRRALAPTGWYVANLADGPPLAHLRSQIATAASRFTELALAADPVVWRGKRFGNAVLVAADRELPVAEFTRRVASDPHPGRVEHGRALADFAGGAAPVADASAVASPQPPPSVFR; this is translated from the coding sequence GTGGCAGGCAAGGACAGGAACAAGGGCAAGCAGCGCGGACGCGGGGCCGCCGAGGCGGTCGTCGGGCAGGTGGACGGCGGCCGGGCGGAGCTGGAGCCGGACCGGGAGCGGGCCGGTGCCTGGACCCTGCTGATCGACGGGGCCCCGCAGTCGCACGTGGACCTGGACGATCCCGGGTACCTGGACTTCGCGTACCAGCGGCGGATCGGCCACCTGATCGACCTCGTCGCGCCCGCCCGGCAGCCCCTGAACGTGGTGCACCTGGGCGGCGGCGCCTTCACCCTCGCCCGTTACACCGCCGCCTCCCGTCCCCGTTCCACCCAGCAGGTCGTGGAGATCGACGCGGCCCTGGTGGCCTTCGTACGGGAACACCTGCCGCTGGATCCGCAGGCGCGGGTCCGGGTCCGGGCCGTGGACGCGCGGGCGGGCCTGGCCAAGGTCCCGGACGGGTGGGCGGACCTGGTGATCGCGGACGTGTTCAGCGGGGCGCGTACCCCGGCGCACCTGACGAGCACCGAGTTCCTGGACGACGTACGCCGTGCCCTCGCGCCCACCGGGTGGTACGTGGCCAATCTGGCGGACGGTCCGCCGCTGGCCCATCTGCGGAGCCAGATCGCGACGGCCGCGTCCCGGTTCACGGAGCTGGCGCTGGCCGCCGATCCGGTGGTGTGGCGGGGGAAACGGTTCGGCAACGCCGTCCTGGTGGCGGCCGACCGTGAACTGCCCGTCGCGGAATTCACCCGCCGGGTCGCGAGCGACCCGCACCCGGGCCGGGTCGAGCACGGCCGGGCCCTGGCCGACTTCGCGGGCGGCGCGGCCCCGGTCGCGGACGCCTCCGCGGTGGCCTCGCCGCAGCCGCCGCCCTCCGTCTTCCGCTGA
- a CDS encoding sensor histidine kinase yields the protein MRWALVKVCLAVTAMVVVAFAVPLGLVVQEMASDRAFSNAERQAASIGPTLSITTDPVQLRKAVESTQMGAARRMAVHVPAIGDSPPVDIGQGRAGERAVAETRRMGRGTTAKVSGGGSALLQPTALGSGDIAVVEIFVPESEVSNGVATAWLVLAGVGLALIVGSVGVADRLGARLVRPAERLADAAHQLGEGRLGARVPEDGPKELRSAAAAFNAMADQVVELLANERELAADLSHRLRTPLTVLRLNTASLGDGPAAEQTRAAVEQLEREVDTIIRTAREQRPATGPGAGAGAGCDASEVIRDRMAFWSALAEDEGREVRLAGVDRTVRIPVARPELAAALDAMLGNVFRHTPEGTPFSVDVHDAGDAVIVLVSDAGPGISDPDAALRRGNDGGRDGSTGLGLDIVRRVAESTGGDVRLGRSVLGGTEVRVWIGLDGRSLGGPGTGRAGRGRRGNRRNRGRASQE from the coding sequence ATGAGATGGGCGCTCGTCAAGGTGTGCCTCGCGGTCACGGCCATGGTGGTCGTGGCCTTCGCCGTACCGCTGGGCCTCGTCGTCCAGGAGATGGCCAGCGACCGGGCCTTCTCCAACGCCGAGCGGCAGGCCGCCAGCATCGGGCCGACGCTGTCCATCACCACCGACCCCGTGCAGCTGCGCAAGGCGGTGGAGTCCACCCAGATGGGCGCCGCCCGGCGGATGGCCGTCCACGTGCCCGCGATCGGCGACAGCCCGCCGGTGGACATCGGTCAGGGCCGGGCCGGGGAGCGCGCCGTCGCGGAGACCCGGCGCATGGGACGGGGCACGACGGCGAAGGTCTCGGGCGGCGGCTCGGCGCTGCTCCAGCCGACCGCGCTCGGGTCCGGGGACATCGCCGTGGTGGAGATCTTCGTACCGGAGAGCGAGGTCAGCAACGGCGTCGCGACGGCCTGGCTGGTGCTCGCGGGCGTCGGGCTGGCCCTGATCGTGGGCTCGGTCGGGGTCGCCGACCGGCTCGGCGCCCGGCTGGTCCGGCCCGCCGAGCGGCTCGCGGACGCCGCCCACCAGCTCGGCGAGGGCAGGCTCGGGGCCCGGGTGCCCGAGGACGGGCCGAAGGAACTCCGCTCGGCGGCCGCCGCGTTCAACGCGATGGCGGACCAGGTCGTCGAACTCCTCGCCAACGAGAGGGAACTGGCCGCCGACCTCTCGCACCGGCTGCGGACGCCGCTGACGGTGCTGCGGCTCAACACGGCCTCGCTCGGCGACGGTCCGGCCGCCGAACAGACCCGGGCCGCCGTGGAGCAGCTGGAGCGCGAGGTCGACACGATCATCCGTACCGCCCGGGAACAGCGCCCGGCGACCGGTCCGGGGGCCGGGGCGGGCGCGGGCTGCGACGCCTCCGAGGTGATCCGCGACCGGATGGCCTTCTGGTCGGCGCTCGCGGAGGACGAGGGCCGCGAGGTGCGGCTCGCGGGCGTGGACCGTACGGTACGGATCCCCGTGGCGCGGCCCGAACTCGCCGCCGCCCTCGACGCCATGCTCGGCAACGTCTTCCGGCACACCCCCGAGGGCACCCCCTTCTCGGTGGACGTCCACGACGCGGGCGACGCCGTCATCGTGCTGGTCTCCGACGCCGGACCCGGCATCTCCGACCCGGACGCGGCCCTGCGCCGCGGCAACGACGGCGGCCGCGACGGTTCGACGGGCCTCGGACTGGACATCGTGCGGCGGGTCGCGGAGTCGACCGGCGGCGACGTACGGCTGGGGCGCTCGGTGCTCGGCGGGACCGAGGTCCGGGTCTGGATCGGCCTGGACGGCCGGAGCCTCGGCGGCCCCGGCACGGGGCGGGCCGGGCGCGGCCGACGCGGCAACCGACGTAACCGGGGGCGCGCCTCGCAGGAGTGA
- a CDS encoding SDR family oxidoreductase, with the protein MIVVTGATGNVGQELVRILAGRGERVTAVSRRPAHMPEGVRHHQGDLAEPQGLGPAFDGADALFLLVAGEDPQGILDRAAAAGIRRVVLLSSQGAGTRPEVYAHPARFEDAVRRSGLEWTVLRSGGLNSNAFAWAGTIRTRRTAAAPFGDVGLPTVDPADIAEVAAAVLREPGHAGRTYELTGPAPVTPRQRAEAIGAALGEPVRFVEQTREEARAQMLAFMPEPVVEGTLGILGEPLPAEREPSPAVRQILGRAPRPFADWAARSAPAFR; encoded by the coding sequence GTGATCGTAGTGACAGGTGCGACCGGGAACGTGGGGCAGGAACTCGTACGGATCCTCGCGGGCCGCGGCGAGCGCGTGACCGCCGTCTCCCGACGGCCGGCGCACATGCCCGAAGGGGTCCGCCACCACCAGGGCGACCTCGCCGAGCCGCAGGGCCTCGGCCCCGCGTTCGACGGGGCCGACGCGCTGTTCCTGCTCGTCGCCGGCGAGGACCCGCAGGGCATCCTGGACCGGGCCGCGGCCGCCGGGATCCGCCGGGTCGTCCTGCTCTCGTCCCAGGGCGCCGGAACCCGCCCCGAGGTGTACGCCCACCCCGCGCGGTTCGAGGACGCCGTCCGCCGCAGCGGCCTGGAGTGGACGGTCCTGCGCTCCGGCGGCCTCAACTCCAACGCCTTCGCCTGGGCCGGGACCATCCGTACGCGGCGCACGGCCGCCGCGCCCTTCGGCGACGTCGGACTCCCGACCGTCGACCCGGCGGACATCGCCGAGGTCGCGGCCGCGGTCCTGCGCGAGCCGGGGCACGCGGGCCGCACCTACGAGCTCACCGGGCCCGCCCCGGTCACCCCGAGGCAGCGGGCCGAGGCGATCGGCGCGGCTCTGGGCGAGCCCGTCCGTTTCGTCGAGCAGACCCGGGAGGAGGCCCGCGCCCAGATGCTGGCCTTCATGCCCGAGCCGGTCGTGGAGGGCACCCTCGGGATCCTCGGGGAACCCCTGCCCGCCGAACGGGAGCCGAGCCCCGCCGTACGGCAGATCCTCGGCCGGGCGCCCCGCCCGTTCGCGGACTGGGCGGCCCGCTCGGCCCCGGCCTTCCGCTAG
- a CDS encoding tetratricopeptide repeat protein — MAASPHSPNSTFRRLRGQHSPAEFAALVRRAAKEIGETVSCDARYIGRVESGEIRCPNYAYERVFLHMFPGRALADLGFSPRESVRGRSAQRDPLSVPFHRSPSSAKESDVLRRAFMAGGSATVAAATLSLTLLGDTRRLPSRAGESEAAAVEDAVRQIRLLDDRHGADALYRRAAEPLRTAYALLDAGATRQSTEDRLHSGAGELAVSVGWLAHDSGRFDDARSHYAEALATARVARDAGLEAHAFSNMAFLARDCGRSREAVRAAQAGRRAARSLGSPRLLSLLALREAGGWAGLADRKACEEALTRAHTEFSRGESDADPEWMSFFGQAELESLEARCWSALGEHARAARHARRAADLQDPHFARNVALYTAELAGDLARAGAPDEAAWAGGRVLDLLAEVQSTRVRSMLTETAATLVPHQRSPRVGSFLTRHAST, encoded by the coding sequence ATGGCGGCGTCCCCCCACTCACCCAACTCCACGTTCCGGCGGCTGCGCGGGCAGCACTCCCCGGCCGAGTTCGCGGCCCTGGTACGCCGAGCCGCGAAGGAGATCGGAGAAACGGTTTCCTGCGACGCGCGCTACATCGGCCGGGTCGAGTCCGGCGAGATCCGCTGCCCCAACTACGCCTACGAGCGGGTCTTCCTCCACATGTTCCCCGGCCGCGCCCTGGCCGATCTGGGCTTCTCCCCCCGCGAGAGCGTCCGAGGCCGCTCGGCCCAGCGCGATCCCCTCTCCGTCCCCTTCCACCGTTCCCCTTCCAGTGCCAAGGAGAGCGACGTGCTGCGTCGCGCGTTCATGGCGGGCGGCTCCGCGACCGTGGCGGCCGCGACGCTCAGCCTCACCCTGCTCGGCGACACCCGCCGGCTCCCCTCCCGCGCCGGCGAGTCCGAGGCCGCCGCCGTCGAGGACGCGGTACGCCAGATCCGCCTGCTGGACGACCGGCACGGCGCCGACGCCCTCTACCGGCGGGCCGCCGAACCCCTGCGCACCGCCTACGCGCTGCTCGACGCGGGAGCCACCCGGCAGTCCACCGAGGACCGGCTGCACTCGGGCGCCGGTGAACTGGCCGTCTCCGTCGGCTGGCTGGCCCACGACTCGGGCCGCTTCGACGACGCCCGCTCGCACTACGCGGAGGCTCTGGCGACGGCCCGGGTCGCGCGGGACGCGGGCCTGGAGGCGCACGCCTTCAGCAACATGGCCTTCCTGGCCCGGGACTGCGGCCGCTCCCGCGAGGCGGTACGGGCCGCCCAGGCGGGCCGCCGCGCCGCCCGCTCCCTCGGTTCCCCGCGGCTGCTGTCCCTGCTCGCGCTGCGGGAGGCGGGCGGCTGGGCGGGGCTGGCCGACCGCAAGGCCTGCGAGGAGGCGCTGACCCGGGCGCACACGGAGTTCTCCCGCGGCGAGTCGGACGCCGACCCCGAGTGGATGTCCTTCTTCGGGCAGGCGGAACTGGAGTCCCTGGAGGCGCGCTGCTGGTCGGCCCTCGGCGAACACGCCCGCGCGGCCCGGCACGCCCGCCGCGCCGCCGACCTCCAGGACCCGCACTTCGCCCGGAACGTGGCCCTCTACACCGCCGAGCTGGCCGGCGACCTGGCCCGCGCGGGGGCCCCGGACGAGGCGGCGTGGGCGGGGGGCCGCGTGCTGGACCTCCTCGCGGAGGTCCAGTCGACGCGGGTCCGCTCGATGCTCACGGAAACGGCCGCCACCCTGGTCCCCCACCAGCGCTCCCCCCGGGTGGGGTCCTTCCTGACGAGGCACGCCTCGACCTAG
- a CDS encoding LysR family transcriptional regulator: protein MDVFLALADELHFGRTAERLHISQARVSQVIRKQERAIGAALFERTTRTVHLTLIGRRLRDDLSHARDMFQEAITRAKGAAQGLRGTLRVGFLGAMGHEIRPLIEEFRSHHPDSEVELVESRLSDPFGLLRADEVDAQVLWLPVQEPDLTVGPVVLTEGRVLAVPAESDLARLVSVAWEELDGHPVADLGGLAPSYWAEALVPRRTPNGRLIKRGPTARTLQEVLALVADGQIVSPLHQHSTRYFSYPGITYLPIHDAPSTQWALVWSLTNRSGLVHAFAQVARNSAAVRGRARPQRGRRVAGPSAGWGGYAGSGSA from the coding sequence GTGGACGTATTTTTGGCACTGGCGGACGAGCTCCACTTCGGGCGGACGGCCGAGCGGCTGCACATCTCCCAGGCCCGGGTCAGCCAGGTCATAAGGAAGCAGGAACGGGCCATCGGGGCGGCCCTGTTCGAGCGGACCACCCGCACGGTGCACCTCACCTTGATCGGCCGCCGGCTGCGCGACGACCTTTCGCACGCACGGGACATGTTCCAGGAGGCGATAACGAGGGCCAAAGGGGCGGCCCAGGGACTGCGCGGAACATTACGGGTAGGGTTCCTCGGCGCCATGGGGCACGAAATTCGGCCTTTGATCGAGGAATTCCGGTCACATCATCCGGACAGCGAAGTCGAATTGGTGGAATCCCGCCTTTCCGACCCGTTCGGCCTCCTTCGCGCCGATGAGGTCGACGCGCAGGTCCTGTGGCTGCCGGTCCAGGAGCCCGATCTGACCGTCGGCCCTGTGGTATTGACCGAGGGGCGCGTGCTCGCCGTCCCGGCCGAGTCCGATCTGGCCCGCCTCGTCTCCGTGGCGTGGGAGGAACTCGACGGCCACCCGGTCGCCGACCTCGGCGGCCTGGCGCCGTCCTACTGGGCGGAGGCGCTGGTGCCGAGACGGACACCGAACGGACGCCTCATCAAGCGGGGTCCGACCGCGCGCACCCTCCAGGAGGTCCTCGCCCTCGTCGCCGACGGGCAGATCGTCAGCCCGCTGCACCAGCACTCCACCCGGTACTTCTCCTATCCCGGCATCACCTACCTGCCCATCCACGACGCCCCGAGCACCCAGTGGGCACTGGTGTGGTCCCTCACGAACCGCAGCGGCCTCGTGCACGCCTTCGCCCAGGTGGCACGGAACTCGGCAGCCGTACGAGGCCGGGCGCGGCCTCAGCGGGGCAGGCGCGTGGCCGGCCCTTCCGCCGGCTGGGGAGGCTACGCGGGCAGCGGGTCCGCATGA
- a CDS encoding AAA domain-containing protein, translating to MTTTAPFDPGAAAARATAAILADTLHGTERGVVVDSPPGAGKSTLVVRAARELAGAGRRLMVVAQTNAQVDDLVLRLAEKDPELKVGRLHSSDGDAYDPALRELPSVTLSAKPKDLAELPITISTAAKWAFVKDVEPWQHAIVDEAYQMRSDALLAVAGLFERALFVGDPGQLDPFSVVGAEQWAGLSYDPSASAVSTLLAHNPQLPQHRLPVSWRLPATAAPLVSRAFYPYTQFRSGTGPGERRLSYGVASDGSGPDRVLDEAAEAGWGLLELPARHTPRTDPEAVRAVALVVRRALDRGAVTSDEQFPDPAPLTADRIAVGTAHRDQAAAVRAALASLGVTGVTVDTANRLQGREYDLTVVLHPLSGRPDATAFHLETGRLCVLASRHRHACVVVARAGIAELLDDHPSTEPVQLGVTVKFPDGWEANHSVLAHLAEHRVPWRP from the coding sequence GTGACCACGACCGCTCCCTTCGACCCGGGCGCGGCGGCCGCCCGGGCGACCGCCGCGATCCTGGCCGACACCCTGCACGGGACCGAGCGGGGTGTGGTCGTCGATTCCCCGCCCGGAGCCGGCAAGTCCACGCTCGTGGTGCGCGCGGCCCGGGAGCTGGCGGGGGCCGGGCGCCGCCTGATGGTGGTGGCGCAGACCAACGCGCAGGTCGACGACCTGGTGCTGCGTCTCGCCGAGAAGGACCCGGAGCTGAAGGTGGGCCGACTGCACAGCAGTGACGGGGACGCCTACGACCCGGCGTTGCGCGAGCTGCCCTCGGTCACCCTGTCGGCCAAGCCGAAGGACCTGGCGGAGCTGCCGATCACCATCTCCACGGCGGCGAAGTGGGCCTTCGTCAAGGATGTGGAGCCCTGGCAGCACGCCATCGTCGACGAGGCGTACCAGATGCGCTCGGACGCGCTGCTGGCCGTGGCCGGGCTGTTCGAGCGGGCGCTGTTCGTCGGTGATCCGGGGCAGTTGGACCCGTTCAGCGTGGTCGGGGCGGAGCAGTGGGCGGGTCTGTCCTACGATCCGTCCGCCTCGGCGGTGAGCACTCTGCTGGCGCACAACCCGCAACTGCCGCAGCACCGGCTGCCGGTGTCCTGGCGGCTCCCGGCGACGGCGGCGCCGCTGGTCTCCCGTGCCTTCTACCCGTACACGCAGTTCCGCAGCGGTACGGGCCCGGGCGAGCGGCGGCTGTCGTACGGGGTGGCCTCGGACGGGTCGGGCCCGGACCGGGTGCTGGACGAGGCGGCCGAGGCGGGCTGGGGCCTGCTGGAGCTGCCGGCGCGGCACACCCCGCGCACGGACCCGGAGGCGGTGCGGGCGGTGGCCCTGGTGGTGCGCCGGGCGCTGGACCGCGGGGCGGTGACCTCGGACGAGCAGTTCCCGGACCCGGCCCCGCTGACGGCGGACCGGATCGCGGTCGGCACGGCCCACCGCGACCAGGCGGCCGCGGTCCGCGCGGCGCTGGCCTCGCTCGGGGTCACGGGGGTCACGGTGGACACCGCGAACCGGCTCCAGGGCCGTGAGTACGACCTCACGGTGGTCCTCCACCCGCTGTCGGGCCGCCCGGACGCGACGGCCTTCCACCTGGAGACGGGCCGCCTGTGCGTGCTGGCCTCCCGGCACCGGCACGCGTGCGTGGTGGTGGCCCGGGCGGGCATAGCGGAGCTGCTGGACGACCATCCGTCGACGGAGCCGGTGCAGCTGGGCGTGACGGTCAAATTCCCGGACGGCTGGGAGGCGAACCACTCGGTGCTGGCCCACCTGGCCGAGCACCGCGTCCCCTGGCGGCCGTAG